The Chryseobacterium suipulveris genome window below encodes:
- the kdpB gene encoding potassium-transporting ATPase subunit KdpB, with translation MNNNKNKLFEPALMNEALKQSFIKLHPAKMFRNPVMFMVWIGTLVMAAVCVWIAFGEQSQGSFAYNLIVTVILFATLLFANFAEAIAEARGKAQADSLRKTREETPARLENGETISSSQLKKGDVFICEAGDIIPSDGEIIEGLATIDESAITGESAPVIREAGGDKSSVTGGTKVLSDKIKVCVTTEAGESFLDKMIALVEGASRQKTPNEIALTILLSGFTLVFIIVVVTLKPFADYAQTPITIAAFISLFVCLIPTTIGGLLSAIGIAGMDRALRANVITKSGKAVETAGDVDVLLLDKTGTITIGNRKATKFYPVNGVDEKHFLKSVVLSSMADETPEGKSIIELAGVNPLSYQIQNPRFIKFTAETRSSGIDYDTIKIRKGASDAIKNLVEKAGNHFPSETEEQVKSISSNGGTPLVVAENEKVLGVIELQDIIKPGIQERFERLRKMGIKTVMVTGDNPLTAKYIAEKAGVDDFIAEAKPEDKMNYIRNEQSQGRLVAMMGDGTNDAPALAQADVGVAMNSGTQAAKEAGNMVDLDNDPTKLIEVVEIGKQLLMTRGTLTTFSIANDVAKYFAIVPALFIASIPALQGLNIMNLHSPESAILSAIIFNAIVIPMLIPLALKGVAYKPIGASALLRRNLFIYGLGGIIVPFVGIKLIDLLVSVFI, from the coding sequence ATGAATAATAACAAAAATAAATTATTTGAACCTGCATTAATGAATGAAGCCTTGAAGCAATCATTCATCAAATTGCACCCTGCAAAAATGTTCCGAAATCCGGTAATGTTTATGGTGTGGATAGGTACACTCGTGATGGCAGCTGTATGTGTATGGATAGCATTTGGCGAGCAGAGCCAGGGTAGTTTTGCCTATAACCTAATCGTTACAGTTATACTATTCGCAACGCTATTGTTTGCCAATTTTGCCGAAGCCATTGCCGAGGCTCGGGGAAAAGCACAAGCCGACAGTTTACGTAAAACAAGAGAAGAAACACCTGCCCGGTTAGAAAATGGAGAAACTATTTCTTCCTCACAACTTAAAAAAGGCGACGTATTTATCTGTGAAGCAGGCGATATCATCCCCTCCGACGGCGAAATTATTGAAGGCTTGGCAACCATAGATGAAAGTGCCATCACAGGCGAAAGTGCACCCGTAATCCGGGAAGCAGGAGGCGATAAAAGTAGTGTTACCGGCGGTACAAAAGTACTGTCAGATAAAATTAAAGTTTGCGTAACCACCGAAGCTGGCGAAAGTTTTTTAGATAAAATGATTGCTTTAGTAGAAGGTGCAAGCCGTCAAAAAACACCTAACGAAATTGCGTTGACTATACTGCTCTCAGGCTTTACACTTGTTTTTATTATCGTAGTCGTTACATTGAAGCCCTTTGCAGATTATGCGCAAACCCCCATTACCATAGCTGCATTTATATCACTTTTTGTTTGCTTAATTCCTACCACCATTGGCGGATTACTATCAGCTATCGGTATTGCGGGAATGGACAGGGCTTTGCGGGCTAATGTAATCACTAAAAGTGGTAAAGCGGTTGAAACCGCAGGAGACGTAGATGTATTACTACTCGACAAAACCGGAACCATTACCATTGGTAACAGAAAAGCAACAAAATTCTACCCCGTAAACGGTGTGGATGAAAAGCATTTTCTGAAATCGGTCGTGTTAAGTTCTATGGCAGATGAAACCCCCGAAGGTAAATCTATCATAGAATTGGCAGGTGTTAATCCACTAAGTTATCAGATACAAAATCCACGTTTCATAAAATTTACGGCAGAAACAAGAAGTTCCGGAATTGATTACGATACTATAAAAATCAGAAAAGGAGCATCAGATGCTATCAAAAATCTGGTTGAAAAAGCAGGAAACCACTTTCCATCCGAAACAGAAGAACAGGTAAAATCCATTTCAAGCAATGGCGGAACACCACTCGTTGTTGCCGAAAATGAAAAAGTATTGGGCGTAATTGAATTGCAGGACATCATCAAGCCAGGCATACAGGAACGCTTTGAACGCTTACGCAAAATGGGGATTAAAACCGTAATGGTTACAGGCGATAATCCGCTAACGGCAAAATACATTGCTGAAAAAGCAGGTGTAGATGACTTTATTGCCGAAGCAAAACCCGAAGATAAAATGAACTATATCCGCAACGAGCAATCACAGGGCAGACTGGTAGCGATGATGGGCGATGGTACCAACGATGCGCCCGCCTTAGCACAGGCAGATGTAGGCGTAGCGATGAACAGCGGTACACAAGCAGCCAAAGAAGCAGGTAATATGGTGGATTTAGATAACGACCCGACCAAACTGATTGAGGTTGTTGAAATAGGCAAACAATTGTTAATGACAAGGGGAACATTAACCACATTCAGTATTGCCAATGACGTAGCGAAGTATTTTGCCATTGTTCCGGCACTGTTTATTGCTTCCATTCCTGCTTTACAGGGATTAAACATTATGAATTTGCACTCACCCGAAAGTGCCATTCTATCGGCAATTATATTCAATGCCATCGTCATCCCGATGTTAATACCATTAGCATTAAAAGGAGTAGCCTACAAACCTATCGGCGCCAGTGCCCTGCTTCGCAGAAATTTATTCATCTACGGTTTGGGCGGCATTATTGTTCCGTTTGTAGGCATAAAACTTATCGACCTGTTGGTTTCAGTATTTATTTAA
- a CDS encoding K(+)-transporting ATPase subunit C: protein MKKHILPAIKLTVLSILLLCIAYPLIVWGMAQFAPNKGKGKIITHNGKTYYANVGQSFTEDKYFWSRPSAVDYNAAGSGGSNKAASNKEYLQQVQARIDTFLVHNPGIAKSEIPVDLVTASGSGLDPNISVQAAKVQVKRIAKIRGIAEGNLLQLILAKTEKPLFGLFGPEKINVLELNIALDNLK from the coding sequence ATGAAAAAACATATTTTACCGGCTATCAAGCTAACAGTTTTAAGCATCCTATTACTCTGTATAGCCTATCCGCTTATCGTTTGGGGTATGGCACAGTTCGCTCCAAATAAGGGAAAGGGAAAAATTATCACACACAATGGTAAAACATACTATGCCAATGTTGGGCAGTCTTTTACGGAAGATAAATATTTCTGGTCACGTCCTTCTGCAGTGGATTATAATGCCGCAGGTTCCGGAGGCAGCAACAAAGCAGCTTCCAATAAGGAATATCTCCAACAGGTTCAGGCAAGGATAGATACATTTTTAGTGCACAATCCCGGTATTGCCAAGTCTGAAATCCCCGTGGATTTGGTAACGGCAAGTGGTAGCGGTCTTGACCCGAATATTTCCGTACAGGCGGCAAAAGTACAGGTAAAACGTATTGCTAAAATTCGTGGAATTGCCGAAGGAAATCTTCTGCAACTCATCCTTGCGAAAACAGAAAAACCTTTGTTCGGCCTCTTCGGACCTGAAAAAATAAATGTACTCGAATTAAATATAGCATTAGATAATTTAAAATAA
- a CDS encoding sensor protein KdpD translates to MTEKDQTVQQFLDLIKKSRRGKFKVYIGMSAGVGKTFRMLQEAHSLLRNGIDIKVGYIETHNRKETHDLLEGLPVIPRRKLFYKGKELEELDVQAVINLRPEVVIVDELAHSNIEGSKNEKRWQDVLDILDAGINVISAVNIQHIESLNEEVRAITGIEVKERIPDSVIAEADEVVNIDLTADELITRLKEGKIYEPAKIETALNNFFKSEHILQLRELALKEVASQVERKVESEVTLTSTAKREKFLACISSNEKTAKNVIRKTARLANYYNSKWSVLYVQTLRESPDKIALDKQRHLINNFKLATELGAEIIKIENDNVSRAIIEQCEQRKITTICIGKPHLSLLHIILAGNVFNGLLKKLSENNIDLVILS, encoded by the coding sequence ATGACAGAAAAAGACCAAACAGTACAACAATTTCTTGACCTGATAAAAAAGTCAAGGAGAGGGAAATTTAAAGTCTACATCGGTATGAGTGCCGGTGTAGGCAAAACCTTTCGTATGCTACAGGAAGCACATTCGCTCTTGCGAAATGGTATCGACATAAAGGTGGGCTACATTGAAACGCACAATAGAAAAGAAACACACGATTTGTTAGAGGGGCTACCTGTTATCCCACGCAGAAAGCTGTTTTATAAGGGCAAGGAATTAGAAGAATTAGATGTTCAGGCAGTTATCAATTTACGCCCCGAAGTAGTAATAGTAGATGAACTGGCACATAGCAATATCGAAGGCAGCAAAAATGAAAAACGCTGGCAGGATGTATTAGACATTTTAGATGCAGGTATAAACGTCATCAGTGCCGTAAATATACAACATATAGAAAGTCTTAATGAAGAAGTGAGAGCCATCACAGGAATTGAGGTAAAAGAACGTATTCCCGATAGTGTGATAGCCGAAGCAGACGAAGTAGTAAATATTGACTTAACAGCAGATGAATTAATTACACGTCTTAAGGAGGGGAAGATATATGAACCCGCAAAGATAGAAACGGCACTCAATAATTTTTTCAAAAGTGAACATATACTTCAGCTAAGAGAGTTAGCACTAAAAGAAGTGGCCTCTCAGGTAGAACGTAAAGTTGAAAGCGAAGTTACCTTGACCAGTACAGCTAAACGGGAAAAGTTTTTAGCCTGTATCAGCTCAAACGAAAAAACAGCTAAAAACGTAATACGAAAAACAGCGAGGCTTGCCAATTATTACAACAGCAAATGGTCTGTACTTTATGTACAAACACTCCGTGAAAGCCCTGATAAAATAGCCCTTGACAAACAAAGACATCTTATAAATAACTTTAAATTAGCAACAGAATTGGGTGCGGAAATCATTAAAATTGAAAATGATAATGTTTCCAGAGCCATAATAGAACAATGTGAACAACGGAAGATAACAACCATTTGCATAGGGAAACCACATCTAAGCCTGTTGCATATTATTTTGGCAGGTAATGTTTTTAATGGTCTTCTGAAAAAGTTGTCAGAAAATAATATTGACCTTGTGATATTAAGTTAA
- the kdpA gene encoding potassium-transporting ATPase subunit KdpA: protein MNTEILGIIAMFGVTLLLAIPLGKYIAKVYAGERTFLDPVFNPIERLFYKVSGINPDNEMNWKQHLVALLTINLLWFLMSMGILMNMGSLPLNPDGNPSQSADLAFNTTISFLVNCNLQHYSGETGISYLGQIWLMFLQFVTAGVGMAAAVVVFKAFREKSTTQLGNFYNYFLKSCTRILLPISLVLAAIFVFEGMPMTFDGKDTITNLQGDTVQVSRGPVAAFVPIKHVGTNGGGFFGANGAHPLENPSYLTNMVEMFGQFIIPMAMVFAFGFFIRRRKFAWMMYGVMTVGFLLLAIPNINMEMNGNPAITQMGIDNSLGAMEGKEIRLGAAASGFWSIVTTVISTGSINSMHDSSMPLSGMNELLAMMINAFYGGAGAGILNFLIFIILAVFISGLMVGRTPEFMGKKIEAREMKIAMIIALAHPFLILVGTALAAALPQYTSATLANPGFHGFSEMLYEYTSSAANNGSGFEGLGDNTVFWNISTGIVLLLGRFLPIIGPVAIAGLLAEKKFIPESAGTLKTDTSTFGLMVFAVIAIIAALAFFPALALGPIAEYFSLY from the coding sequence ATGAACACAGAAATTTTAGGAATTATAGCAATGTTCGGGGTAACGCTGTTGCTGGCAATACCCCTTGGTAAATACATCGCGAAAGTATATGCAGGTGAAAGAACTTTTCTTGACCCTGTATTTAATCCCATAGAGCGATTGTTCTATAAAGTATCAGGCATAAATCCTGATAATGAAATGAACTGGAAACAGCATTTGGTAGCCTTGCTGACCATTAACCTGCTCTGGTTTCTGATGAGTATGGGAATACTGATGAATATGGGAAGTTTACCGCTCAATCCCGATGGTAATCCAAGCCAGTCCGCAGATTTGGCGTTTAACACCACCATTTCATTTTTAGTAAACTGTAACCTGCAACACTATTCAGGCGAAACAGGTATCAGTTATTTAGGACAAATATGGTTAATGTTTCTCCAGTTTGTAACTGCGGGTGTAGGTATGGCAGCAGCGGTTGTGGTGTTCAAAGCATTCCGGGAGAAATCAACTACTCAATTAGGCAACTTTTACAATTATTTTTTAAAATCCTGTACCCGTATTCTATTGCCCATATCATTGGTATTAGCTGCCATTTTTGTTTTTGAAGGTATGCCAATGACATTTGATGGGAAAGATACCATTACCAACCTACAAGGCGATACCGTACAGGTGAGCCGTGGTCCGGTTGCAGCTTTCGTGCCTATCAAACACGTTGGTACAAATGGAGGTGGCTTTTTCGGTGCTAACGGTGCTCACCCATTAGAAAACCCTTCATACCTGACCAATATGGTTGAAATGTTTGGTCAGTTTATCATTCCTATGGCAATGGTATTTGCTTTCGGTTTTTTCATCCGTAGGAGAAAGTTTGCCTGGATGATGTATGGGGTAATGACCGTAGGATTTCTTTTGCTGGCAATTCCAAATATCAATATGGAAATGAACGGAAACCCTGCCATAACACAGATGGGAATTGACAACTCGTTGGGTGCAATGGAGGGGAAAGAAATCCGCTTGGGCGCAGCAGCGTCCGGCTTCTGGAGCATAGTAACTACCGTTATTTCTACAGGCAGTATCAATTCGATGCACGATAGTTCAATGCCATTGTCCGGTATGAACGAATTGTTGGCAATGATGATTAATGCCTTTTATGGAGGTGCGGGAGCAGGCATACTCAATTTTCTAATCTTTATCATTTTGGCGGTATTCATCAGCGGATTGATGGTGGGTAGGACACCCGAATTTATGGGTAAGAAAATTGAAGCCAGAGAAATGAAAATAGCAATGATAATCGCTTTGGCACACCCTTTCCTTATTTTGGTCGGAACTGCTTTGGCAGCCGCATTACCACAATATACATCGGCAACATTAGCCAATCCTGGCTTCCACGGTTTTAGTGAAATGCTCTACGAATATACTTCATCGGCAGCCAACAACGGGAGTGGTTTTGAAGGCTTGGGAGATAATACCGTATTCTGGAACATATCAACAGGGATTGTATTACTATTAGGCAGATTTCTTCCGATAATCGGTCCCGTTGCCATAGCAGGTTTACTGGCGGAAAAGAAATTCATTCCTGAAAGTGCAGGTACACTCAAAACCGACACATCTACATTTGGCTTAATGGTGTTTGCGGTTATTGCCATCATTGCAGCATTGGCATTCTTCCCTGCATTAGCGTTAGGTCCGATTGCAGAATACTTTTCACTTTATTAA
- a CDS encoding potassium-transporting ATPase subunit F, with amino-acid sequence MIALFIIAIAVFFYMCYVLIKPEKF; translated from the coding sequence ATGATAGCATTATTCATCATCGCCATTGCAGTATTTTTCTATATGTGCTACGTGCTGATTAAACCAGAAAAATTTTAA
- a CDS encoding DUF7674 family protein, giving the protein MKSKQKINEDRAAVYLAEHHKEISNEIRELYAHKNFAGILQAVVNLIKCLLEKGEFTKITKHIKYIGWIYQRGNDYIRYIIENLFVRSFEGIRKRCSTNQWQQLYTEIPKSFQMVYIKQNNIIQTIKI; this is encoded by the coding sequence ATGAAATCTAAACAGAAAATCAATGAAGACCGGGCGGCTGTTTATTTAGCTGAACATCATAAAGAAATCAGCAATGAAATTAGGGAACTGTATGCTCATAAAAACTTCGCTGGTATTCTTCAGGCAGTTGTAAATCTGATTAAATGCTTACTCGAAAAGGGAGAATTTACAAAAATTACAAAACACATAAAATACATTGGGTGGATATATCAGAGAGGAAATGACTACATCAGGTATATTATTGAAAATCTATTTGTACGCTCATTTGAAGGCATACGAAAACGTTGTTCTACAAACCAGTGGCAGCAACTATATACTGAAATTCCAAAATCTTTTCAGATGGTATATATAAAACAAAACAACATCATTCAAACAATAAAAATATGA
- a CDS encoding porin, producing the protein MKNLITASLILLSINSFAQTDTTKSPFTFSGYLETYYAYDFGNPDNHNRPAFMYSHNRHNEFNLNLGFVKASYNTDNVRANLALATGTYMNANYAAEPSVLKNIYEANAGIKISKNKDLWIDAGVFSSHIGFESAVGIDNWTLTRGIYAENSPYFETGAKISYTTDNGKWFVSGLLLNGWQRIQRIDGNNTPAFGHQLTYKPNSKITLNSSSFIGNDKVDSTRQMRYFHNLYGIFQITEKFALTAGFDIGAEQKNKGSNHYNTWYAPVVIVKYSPAEKHNLAIRAEYYNDENGAIIGIGTPNGFKTWGYSINYDYLIRKNIRWRIEGRGLTSKDKIFIGNEKLGNNNFFITTSLAIAF; encoded by the coding sequence ATGAAGAACCTAATAACTGCATCGCTGATTTTGTTAAGCATAAATAGCTTTGCACAAACAGATACCACCAAGTCACCCTTTACTTTTAGTGGTTATTTAGAAACATACTATGCTTATGATTTTGGCAATCCTGACAATCATAATCGACCTGCATTTATGTATTCACACAATAGACACAATGAGTTTAACCTGAATTTAGGCTTTGTAAAGGCATCCTATAATACGGATAATGTGAGGGCAAATCTCGCTTTGGCTACAGGTACCTATATGAATGCAAACTACGCAGCAGAACCGAGCGTATTGAAAAATATATACGAGGCGAACGCAGGTATAAAAATTTCAAAGAATAAGGATTTATGGATTGACGCAGGCGTTTTTTCATCTCATATTGGTTTTGAAAGTGCCGTAGGTATAGACAACTGGACATTGACCAGAGGGATATATGCAGAAAATTCGCCCTATTTTGAGACAGGCGCAAAAATTTCATATACAACCGATAACGGCAAATGGTTTGTAAGCGGATTGTTACTAAACGGATGGCAGCGCATTCAACGTATAGATGGTAATAACACCCCTGCATTCGGTCATCAGCTAACCTACAAACCCAATTCAAAAATCACCCTCAACAGCAGCTCCTTTATTGGAAATGATAAAGTCGATAGCACAAGGCAAATGCGGTATTTTCACAACCTTTACGGCATCTTTCAAATCACAGAAAAATTTGCTTTAACAGCAGGGTTTGATATTGGAGCAGAGCAGAAAAACAAAGGAAGCAACCATTATAATACATGGTACGCACCGGTTGTGATTGTAAAATATAGCCCCGCCGAAAAACATAATTTGGCAATAAGAGCAGAGTATTATAACGACGAAAACGGTGCAATAATTGGTATAGGTACACCAAACGGATTTAAAACCTGGGGATATTCCATAAATTACGATTACCTGATACGTAAAAATATACGATGGCGTATAGAAGGACGAGGACTTACCAGCAAGGACAAGATTTTTATAGGAAATGAAAAGCTGGGCAATAACAATTTTTTCATCACAACATCATTAGCCATTGCTTTTTAA